DNA from Platichthys flesus chromosome 20, fPlaFle2.1, whole genome shotgun sequence:
CCAAATAGATTTacttgaaacttggtggaaagatgcagATGCATGGATGCTCAACACTGCAAGTTTTCTTTCACAGTTTTTCttagggaataattcatgagtcttgatgaaaagaaataGATGCGTCAATTAaacaaaagtaataaataacagACGTGTGGACATTTGCAGGACATGCGTAATCTGTCCCATGACCACACTGCATgcacaatatatttatatatgtgctCTATGGACCTACAATTGTTATACGGAAATATTTAATGTCAGCAATTTTAAATGTACCCCTCCCTCTCAACCTCGACCGCCCCCCTTCACCAAATGCCAtacggacccccccccccctcccctctccaaTACACTGTGTTAAAGGCATCAGGAGCATTCTTCCCACACATGTGCCTCTGTCACTCATGCACAAGCAGCCACACAAACATACGCCCCACACCCAGctgtgtgtttccactgtgtcctctgtgttcaCTGGCACCAGACTGGCACTCACTGGTCTGTCGCGGTGAGCACGgccctcctctccccttctctctgcaGCGTGGACCAAAGACCTCAGATCGTTTCCTGCAGCCCCTTCTTGTTTTCAGTGgacttttagcttttttttgttttgttttttttggtggaAGAACCGGGGTTGGAGACGTTTCTACAGAAtcgatttttttcttttgcttctaAGAGTTGTGTCAATCTTCCAAGATGGCACCGTTGAAGAGTTGGGTACTGGGACTCCTGCTGGTGCTCCTGTGCTCATCCCAGCTGCCACTCTCGGGGGTTGTTAGTGCCCAGAACGTGGCCGAAGCAGAGGCCGACCTCTTTGCCAGAAACGATGAGGTTGTGGCAGAGGAGGGCGACACCACTGAGGGCGATGGTGGTGCTattgaggaagatgaagaggtagaaggagaggaaggtgaagaagaatcagacgatgaggaagaggaggcagctgaaggagaagaagatgaagaggctgcagacgaggaagaggaggatgataccgaagaagaggaggaggaggaggaggaagaggaggaggatgatgaagatgaggaagaagctgcagatgaggaagaggaggatgctgaagaggaggaggaagaggaggaggatgatgatgaagatgaggaagaggctgcagatgaggaagaggaggctgctgaagaggaggagggagatgataatgatgaggaggaggaggcttcagaagaggaggctgctgaagaggaggagggggacgatgatgaggaggaggaggaggctgctgctgaagaggtagcagctgaagaggatgatgatgaggaggatgaagaggaggagggggatgatgatgatgagcaggaggaagaggcagcagctgaggagatagcagctgaggaggatgatgacgaggaggatgaagatgaggaggatgaagaggaggccgCAGATGAGGATGttacagcagaagaagaggatgcTGAGGAAGACGAGGCAACCGAAGGAGAGGAGGTAGCTGCGGAAGAGGACGGCGATgatgctgaggaggaagaggatgatgatgatggtatatacacttttttaatttatcgATTTATTAAACAGATCCCAAGGAGAATGAAACAAAACGAGTCACAAATTTAGTATCAAACGTGACGAgctgttatttttctttgagTGAACGTTGACTCAAGTATGAAATGAATATCGTGACATGTTCTGAAATTGGAAAAAGGTTTTGAGAAGTTGAAACTTGGTGTTTGAAAATCtaaaaacagatgaataatAGATCAAGAGCAAAGGTCCCTGCATCCCTGGATCCTGATCTTCAAAAACTCACGAGAGTCATGAGCTTGCAAATGTGCCtctgaagagtgtgtgtggcttAGGCTCAACACTGGAACCACTGACTGCAGCATGTCcgagaagttaaaaaaaaaaagagccgaCCTTTCAAAACTCAAGATTCAAAACTTCAGACCCGACGTGCACCAGATTTTTCAGATCATGGTGTGCGAGGTGGAGAACAGGGAGAACAGGGAGGTGATAAAGCAAGGCCTCATAACTTCCTCTGTCGTCAGATTTCCAACTTTCAAAGAccttcttttcagtttctgaaTGTGCCGAGTTGTTCATCCCATATACTTGAGTTTTTCCTCTGACGTTGTTAAAGCCACTGTGAGAACAGCGTGTGACAGAGTGACACATATCAGTCCAAAAATAGACCGGTTTATCTGTGTGGTGGCTGCGTGGCACCGGGAAGTATCTCAACCATTCATTCCTTTTGTTGAGCCAATGAAGCTATTTCGGGACAGAAAAGGGTCAAAACATTACAAAGCGTTCGTGCTGTTACTTATAAGAAACACGTGCACAGAGTTTGTCTCACTCGTCCTGATCTGCACATTTTGTCCCCTTGATTTGATCTGACACGTGTCTCGTCCTCGGCGTCACATAATGTTCTGCTGGATCATTACAAAATTGAAGCCGATTCGCCTTTAACATAACCTCACACCAACAACCTGACACCAATAATTTGATCTCATGAGCTCTGCTGTGGGTTTACATGAAGCCGACCGGGAATAGACTTAGATAGACTTGGAAATAGATATTGACATTTAGGAGTTTGAACATAAACCCGTCCATCCATTACCTATACCGCTGGTATAAGCTGAGGGTaaggggtgggtgggggtcGGGGGGGTTGGAGCTGATCCCGGCTGCgattgggtgagaggcgggggAACACCCTGGACACCGCCAATCGTGTCGCAGGGGCATCAAACTGGTGATTCACTCTTACATTCCCACTTGGAGACACATTTAGAGTCTCCACATAACCCAACCTCAATCTGCGTGTGTTTGGGAGGAACCCACCCAGACATGAGGGGAACgtgcagactccacacagaCAGGGATTCAAACTAGGAACCTGCTTGCTGTGAGGCAACCACCTTGAACATAAACCcataatttaaaatacattgatCCAGATCCCCaggatatttattattttgaaggACTGTGGCTAGGATACCTACAGAGCAGGGGATGTTTTCAAGAACCTATTTTGGCACTGCGGTTTCCTTTTTGAATCGATATGTACACACTGATACAAGATATCTGCAATAATTGTCCAATATTTAAACGTGTTGACTTTGCTGACTCTAGATGAGCATGAGGACGTCGCAgcagaggcccaggaggacgCCGCCTCCGACTTGCTGTATTTCCGCTCTGGCTCTTTGTGCAGCGTGTGCTCCATCTGCCAGGTATAACCAAGAGATGGAAGTACGAGCCTTTCATGCTCCAATTGTACCTGAGGTGATAAACACaactgtgcactgtgtgtgtgtgtgtgtgtgtgtgtgtgtgtgtgtgtttctcctggtAGCACTGCTCCAGTAGCTGCGACAAGTGCCCATGTGAGGAGGGAGACGAGTCGGACCACTGCGAGCACTGTCAGGTAAGTTCCTCAGAAATAACCTACCACACTTCATCATGaccacgaccccccccccccccccccccggtgctcACACTGTTTGTCCTGCAGGGATGCTCGTCCTGCTACCTCTGCCCCATCCTGTGCGACACCGTTTGCTCTCCAGGTAAACACCGGCAGTTATTAGTAAAATATAGTGCACCCACCAGTGTTTGTGAGATTCTTATCGAGGTATTAATATCTGTGTGTATTGCAGGCGGCCTTGTGGACGAGCTGACTGGGTCCCTCTTTCAGTGAGTCTCCGCATTTTCTCACATCTCACGTTTAGGAACACAACAGCGGCAGAGGCCTGTGCTGTGGAACAGGTTCACCGATCACTCACCAATCGGAGCACGCCGTCATTCCTACGGGATCCTGACAGGGACAAAACACTTTACGATAAAGGGCAAATAGATTATAGTCCGATTTTTCACTATGATTTAAATTCAGAGATTCTAACAAACAGAGGGTATCACTCTGATTAAATTCATGACAAATACTATGGCTTTGTTTTGTGATTGAAGGGATTTTATTAGATTCTGACAGGTTTTACTCTGACGCAGTTGATCAGGAAAAATGTTCCACCCTCGGTTTCCCATATATATGAATCAACATTTGgaccagtggaaccagtttAACCGTGCGTGCACTCCCTCTAATCTTAACTAGAGTGTTCTAATTAATTATGTCACAATAAAACTCCTGACAAGTCACTCATCTGTCACTAAGACTTAATATACATCAGCATTCACTCCTGCCATATTCAGGACTTAACTAATTGCTTTGATTTTGTTCCTCATTCTCATCAACTCCGTCTATTTTTACACACACGTGCTCACAGCCCATGAGAACCAGATTTTTTGTATGGATTATACGTGGGGACTGGTTTTAGTGAAGTACGCTGCTGTTGATTCCTGGTGCAGGCCTCAGGTCagcacacactctgactctgcTCTGACCTTTATTCCTGCAGgaccttttcctctcttctttgaGCAACCCTGAGACCAGCCCCCTTTAGCATCCTCCTGTGGTCACAAGAGGTACGGCGACCAGGATCGGCGCTGTCTGGCTGTACGCCCCGAATCGGACGGCTCAcgttaaagtttttttattaaaagctgCAAGAGTAATTTAGTAGAATTTGATTTAATGACCtgaatttgtgtgtattttcaatGCAAAATACAGTATTTCTATAAGGCTATGATttattcatatgtttttttgtagGAGCGTTAATGTAAAACAACTTTAGCTGAGCAAGAACAATTTGTGGGCCTGTCTTGTGGCGGGAGTCTGAATTGACACACTAAATAGATGaaaatgaatgtaaatataaaagaatatgAAACTTCTCAGGATACCTCATATGACTTTGCAACATGTTACGAtacaattttatatttcatgCTGCTGTGACTCTCACTTGATAAtaaatttcaatttaatttgtagtTTTTATTAATGTGCATGTATTCACAAGTATGGATCACCTTATCGCAATAACTGTAACTCCTTTATAAATGCATCTTCTCAgctgtttaaataaagttgtgtattttgtttcaGCCTGTggaatatatgttttttaacaggGCCAGTGCACGTGACTCACATCCACTGACACCTCCATCAGGTGTTGACGGGGGAGAATGAGTTCAGTTGCTCGGAACAACACGGGCTAATGGTTGCCGTTCCTGCTGGATGGTTTTCAGGCGCGGCTCTGTGCGGCGCCAAGATAAACTTTGCTTCCCGGTGACTTGGCAAGATTAGGAGGCCGTGGTCAGACCCGGTGCTGACACAAGGTTCTCTCCACAACTcatcaaataaaagtgaattaacCTGCGGCAGCCGGGTTGCACATAacgtaaaaaaaattaacaaaatgtaCACATGTAAAAAGTGAGTAAAATTCCATTTAAATCGTCTGAATATTTTAAGTGATATAAAATAAAGCACATGAACATGACACTCATGAACATATGAGTTCTTTTTCATGACATGTTAAACCTTAAGATGACTGAATACCAGGCGGCCTCTGCCTTTTGTTGATTGGAATTTTCTTATGTCTTCTCAGTCATTTAATACACTCCACTCCATATAAATAGCTGCGCTCGGGGCTATGTGCTGCAATTCCCTGAGTAAACaggtgtttgagtgtgtgtgtgtgtgttttactgatgTTTTGGGCGCCTCAATCTGTTCACActgtcacattatggggacttaaCAGTAACTCCCCAGAAAGTGAATCATTGAAATTCAagctgaaaacatgttttaaggATTATTCAAGTAGTAACAGGTGTTAAGGTTGTATTAAGTCTCCAGGGAATCAATGTTATGttctgtgaagtgtgtgtgtttacaataaACATTGCCAGATAAAGAAACTTGGTTACCCTCCATGGAACGTGACTCTCGCTCTTAAGtgtcaatgtttttattgtaaactTGCTTTTGTCACTAAAATCCATGTCAATATTAAGTTTAGTCGAATCGGGAGAGTTAACAAATTCTTGGAAAATGTCACTGAAAACGAGTTACAAAATCACATCAGCAATATCACATCGTCAAGATCACACCGTCAAATCGCATTTCAATGTTCTCTCTATTAACTTTTCTATGTGACAAGAGGATGTGAAATTCAATCAAAGTATAATGACACAAACGGCGCTGACACAGGACACACAACCTCACTTAACATTCCTCCAGGTCCCTACAATGGCTGGTATCAGAGAGAAGCTTGAGTGTTAAGCTTCTCCAGTGACAGTTTGCAGAGACACCCATGAACCAAAAGATTAACTTCACCTTTTAAAAAGGAATGTAATGCCATCGGAGAAAATCTCTGTGGTGTGTATAACCTTATCTCTGGATTGTGCTTCCGTGCCTTTTAGTGTATTGTTAAAGTATTTGCAGCAAATGTTTAGAATATTTTTTAAGAGAGTAGACACTTAGCTTTAATCCTTCAGCTTGGCTAATATTCACAAAATGTTATCAAGGGTTTATGTTACTATGTGCAGCTCTAATCCATTATGAATGTTAACATTCACTttttgtaaagatggatgacatgactgctccctaAAAGCCAAAGTgtttgccacctggtggctagCCGCAGTATAGGTCGTAAGTCCCACCTCccccatgttagtggacggggCATgggccaaaaaaaaaaaagtcaaattccACGTCAATTTATTTCTACAGCGTCAATTCAAATTACCATAAAGGATGGTCCAGTGTGACCTTTGCTTGCTTTTGAAACCAAAGCTTTATGTGTCTGTTCCCACCCAGATTAGAGCGAGGAGGAAGGGAAGTAGCGCCGATAGAATCTGGCAACGCAgctttttattgaaataatgCTCCAAACGATTTACATTAACAAAGGAATCAAAGAACAAACATGTTACACAAATTTGAAGGGGCAGAGAGTGACGCCAAAACATGAAATGAGTCCCCTGACTCATGGCGTCACACGAAAAACTAACTAACACTGTCTAGCTGATTCCTAAACTAAATCTTTACATAACCAAAAATACAGTCAGAACGCCACCCATAAAGACTGGTGAACTAACAAAGGGAAACTGAGTGGAGTGCACAATGAAATAAGAATATAACCAAACTACACTAAGGCCCCCGCAAGG
Protein-coding regions in this window:
- the LOC133975987 gene encoding cilia- and flagella-associated protein 251-like — translated: MAPLKSWVLGLLLVLLCSSQLPLSGVVSAQNVAEAEADLFARNDEVVAEEGDTTEGDGGAIEEDEEVEGEEGEEESDDEEEEAAEGEEDEEAADEEEEDDTEEEEEEEEEEEEDDEDEEEAADEEEEDAEEEEEEEEDDDEDEEEAADEEEEAAEEEEGDDNDEEEEASEEEAAEEEEGDDDEEEEEAAAEEVAAEEDDDEEDEEEEGDDDDEQEEEAAAEEIAAEEDDDEEDEDEEDEEEAADEDVTAEEEDAEEDEATEGEEVAAEEDGDDAEEEEDDDDDEHEDVAAEAQEDAASDLLYFRSGSLCSVCSICQHCSSSCDKCPCEEGDESDHCEHCQGCSSCYLCPILCDTVCSPGGLVDELTGSLFQTFSSLL